In Corallococcus macrosporus, the following are encoded in one genomic region:
- a CDS encoding polyhydroxyalkanoate synthesis regulator DNA-binding domain-containing protein, which yields MSEAEQANAPSSNKEPKIIKRYTNRKLYDTVESRYVTLDEIAAMIKEGTEVRIVDNRTKEDLTSVTLAQIIFEEEKKKNQMPLSVLREIIRHPGESISGFIQKEVTPRVASIREEAEQRLDKLLRREDGSPQEATPDTAAATPAPQAEGNASLNPAELLKASQRAFEDFQRRIDERVKQVVENLTGNLPALGRDMQALTQRLEELEKKLDAVEKGDKKDSSAS from the coding sequence ATGAGCGAGGCCGAGCAAGCAAACGCTCCCAGCAGCAACAAGGAGCCGAAGATCATCAAGCGCTACACGAACCGGAAGCTCTACGACACCGTGGAGAGCCGGTACGTCACGCTCGATGAGATCGCCGCGATGATCAAGGAGGGCACCGAGGTGCGGATTGTCGACAACCGCACGAAGGAAGACCTGACCTCCGTCACCCTCGCGCAGATCATCTTCGAGGAGGAGAAGAAGAAGAACCAGATGCCGCTGTCGGTGCTGCGGGAGATCATCCGCCACCCCGGCGAGTCCATCTCCGGGTTCATCCAGAAGGAGGTCACGCCGCGCGTGGCCTCCATCCGCGAGGAGGCCGAGCAGCGGCTGGACAAGCTGCTGCGCCGCGAGGACGGCAGCCCCCAGGAGGCCACCCCGGACACGGCCGCCGCCACGCCCGCGCCGCAGGCGGAGGGCAACGCCAGCCTCAACCCGGCGGAGCTGCTCAAGGCCAGCCAGCGCGCCTTCGAGGACTTCCAGCGCCGCATCGACGAGCGGGTGAAGCAGGTGGTGGAGAACCTCACCGGCAACCTCCCCGCCCTGGGCCGCGACATGCAGGCGCTCACGCAGCGGCTGGAGGAGCTGGAGAAGAAGCTCGACGCCGTGGAGAAGGGCGACAAGAAGGACTCCAGCGCTTCCTGA
- a CDS encoding zinc-ribbon domain-containing protein has translation MIVQCEQCQTRFKIPDEKVTEKGVKVRCTKCQNTFRVAREPAPALSAPPPAAPPAVQADPFQAFGDAPEPTGEVTRPGPAYYAPGAPAVKTPVKTWGDVDVDIDVDTGGATMPFDPPASSPGIAARRQAAPPSTPLPSPTNLAGLDLEDPFADFMSDAPAPAAPVAPPRPVASPASGTFRAVPPGAFAPPAARAAPPGAFAAGPSGAARPAAVAPAGAAPLGGPSAPGSRPAAVAPGAGGARPPAVVDLGSDFGSVDDPSFLGLDDFGGTDSPGLGLEAASAPPGARAGAPPAAPGVPAAAPARAPIQPTPGAAPARAAMSATPGAPGAGGAARAGMPPAAGGIAASARPGSPGGPAAAARPGAAPVASPGLAAGSTAPAPDPLFDFSLDAPAAPDAVSLRHAANVAVAPSPSGATAVGPVVPSPSTGFESDDPFASIDVAAPAPDLAAAPMDTGAAPEPMGDLFDFSGAGASAEEGMAPTDTGRAALLGDVPAEAGADEPGGISLLGDVPAYDDGDPFKITTPRREVVDLANMRGGPAVTVAKPSARIEDVGMPQRRLPGRARKVTGLVLNLAIATVLVVALGALGTVYLRDGKVDPSTLSPDRLRTLVMPASRPFVASDVSNGLYETRDGRMLFVVRGEAENRTGAAAAVRVKAALFDGDQRVRSAEGLAGALATPEELHAVTTREAATALRQRMDAAALPVPPGGKVPFLVMFQEFPADLAGFRLEVTLEPVPTEPTADRTGG, from the coding sequence ATGATCGTCCAGTGTGAACAGTGCCAGACGCGGTTCAAGATCCCCGACGAGAAGGTGACGGAAAAAGGGGTCAAGGTCCGCTGCACCAAATGCCAGAACACCTTCCGGGTGGCGCGTGAGCCCGCGCCCGCGCTGAGCGCCCCTCCGCCCGCTGCCCCTCCGGCCGTGCAGGCGGACCCGTTCCAGGCGTTCGGAGACGCTCCGGAGCCGACCGGGGAGGTCACCCGGCCTGGACCCGCGTACTACGCGCCCGGCGCGCCCGCGGTGAAGACCCCGGTGAAGACCTGGGGTGACGTGGACGTGGACATCGACGTGGACACGGGAGGGGCGACGATGCCGTTCGACCCGCCCGCGTCGTCCCCGGGCATCGCCGCCCGGCGGCAGGCGGCTCCGCCCTCGACCCCGCTGCCGTCGCCCACGAACCTGGCCGGGCTGGACCTGGAGGACCCGTTCGCGGACTTCATGTCGGATGCGCCCGCGCCCGCCGCTCCGGTGGCGCCGCCGCGGCCCGTGGCCTCTCCTGCGTCGGGGACCTTCCGCGCGGTGCCTCCGGGGGCCTTCGCGCCGCCGGCGGCCCGGGCCGCTCCTCCCGGGGCGTTCGCGGCGGGGCCCTCGGGTGCGGCCCGTCCGGCCGCCGTGGCTCCGGCGGGGGCCGCGCCCCTGGGGGGACCCTCCGCGCCCGGCTCACGTCCGGCCGCCGTGGCTCCGGGGGCCGGTGGAGCACGGCCGCCAGCGGTCGTAGACCTCGGTTCTGACTTCGGCTCCGTGGATGATCCGTCGTTCCTGGGCCTGGATGACTTCGGCGGGACTGATTCGCCTGGGCTGGGGCTTGAGGCCGCTTCGGCGCCTCCCGGGGCAAGGGCAGGGGCCCCGCCGGCAGCACCAGGAGTTCCCGCGGCTGCTCCGGCCCGTGCTCCCATTCAGCCGACTCCCGGCGCTGCTCCGGCCCGTGCCGCCATGTCCGCGACTCCGGGAGCCCCTGGGGCCGGGGGCGCGGCGCGCGCGGGCATGCCGCCGGCGGCTGGAGGCATCGCGGCCTCGGCGCGTCCCGGTTCGCCCGGGGGCCCTGCCGCGGCGGCTCGTCCGGGAGCCGCGCCTGTCGCCTCGCCGGGCCTTGCCGCGGGTTCGACGGCCCCCGCTCCGGATCCGCTCTTCGACTTCTCCCTCGACGCTCCCGCGGCTCCGGACGCGGTGTCGCTGCGCCATGCCGCGAACGTCGCCGTCGCGCCCTCTCCGAGCGGCGCCACGGCGGTGGGACCCGTCGTTCCGTCGCCGTCGACGGGCTTCGAGAGCGACGACCCGTTCGCCTCCATCGACGTCGCCGCTCCGGCGCCGGACCTGGCCGCCGCGCCCATGGACACCGGTGCGGCTCCGGAGCCGATGGGCGACCTGTTCGACTTCTCCGGCGCGGGTGCCTCCGCAGAGGAGGGGATGGCTCCCACGGACACCGGCCGCGCCGCGCTCCTGGGCGACGTGCCCGCGGAGGCTGGCGCGGACGAGCCCGGCGGCATCTCCCTGCTGGGCGACGTGCCGGCCTACGACGACGGCGACCCGTTCAAGATCACCACGCCCCGCCGCGAGGTGGTGGACCTGGCCAACATGCGCGGCGGCCCCGCCGTCACCGTGGCCAAGCCCTCCGCGCGCATCGAGGACGTGGGCATGCCCCAGCGCCGGCTGCCCGGCCGCGCGCGGAAGGTGACGGGGCTGGTGCTCAACCTCGCCATCGCCACCGTCCTGGTGGTGGCCCTGGGCGCGCTGGGCACCGTGTACCTGCGCGATGGCAAGGTGGATCCGTCCACGCTGTCCCCGGACCGGCTGCGCACGCTGGTGATGCCCGCGTCCCGCCCGTTCGTCGCGAGCGACGTGTCCAACGGCCTCTATGAAACGCGCGACGGCCGCATGCTCTTCGTCGTGCGCGGCGAGGCGGAGAACCGCACCGGTGCCGCCGCGGCCGTGCGCGTGAAGGCCGCCCTGTTCGACGGCGACCAGCGGGTGCGCTCGGCGGAAGGGCTCGCGGGCGCGCTGGCCACGCCGGAGGAGCTCCACGCCGTCACCACCCGCGAGGCCGCCACCGCGCTCCGCCAGCGCATGGACGCGGCCGCGCTCCCGGTGCCGCCGGGCGGCAAGGTGCCCTTCCTGGTGATGTTCCAGGAGTTCCCCGCGGACCTCGCCGGCTTCCGGCTGGAGGTGACGCTGGAGCCCGTCCCCACCGAACCCACCGCTGACCGCACGGGAGGCTGA
- a CDS encoding twin-arginine translocase TatA/TatE family subunit gives MLGLGEFIVLGFILLVVFSAARMGQLGNAVGKFVYSFRKASRGEDLVDVKHLPHSRRGHTDADFTEGPNKDRRS, from the coding sequence ATGCTGGGCCTCGGAGAATTCATCGTCCTCGGCTTCATCCTGCTGGTGGTCTTCTCGGCCGCCCGGATGGGGCAGTTGGGCAACGCGGTGGGCAAGTTCGTCTACTCCTTCCGCAAGGCCTCGCGCGGCGAGGACCTGGTGGACGTGAAGCACCTGCCCCACTCGCGCCGGGGCCACACCGACGCGGACTTCACCGAAGGCCCCAACAAGGACCGCCGCTCCTAG
- a CDS encoding glycerophosphodiester phosphodiesterase: protein MLLLAHRGASADAPENTLEAFTEAVRQGADGVELDAMVCGSGEVVVCHDERLDRLAGQPWEVRTTPWWKLARADVGSPLGFAPARIPLLEEVLDALPEHFLVNIELKCDRFDDGGLAAGVARLLGDRDLAGRVVVSSFNPLCLFRLAAAAPGLRRGFLIDPDKPWALQAYALSPLVSSHSVHPFHEACTPERVGAWRDAGLRVAAWTVDDPQRARELRDLGVSYLITNRPGRVREALR from the coding sequence ATGCTCCTGCTCGCTCACCGTGGTGCCAGCGCCGACGCCCCCGAGAACACCCTGGAGGCCTTCACGGAGGCCGTGCGCCAGGGCGCCGACGGCGTGGAGCTGGACGCCATGGTGTGCGGCTCCGGCGAGGTCGTCGTCTGCCACGACGAGCGCCTGGACCGCCTGGCGGGACAGCCCTGGGAGGTGCGCACCACGCCCTGGTGGAAGCTCGCCCGCGCGGACGTGGGCTCGCCCCTGGGCTTCGCGCCCGCGCGCATCCCGCTGCTGGAGGAGGTGCTGGACGCGCTGCCGGAGCACTTCCTGGTCAACATCGAGCTGAAGTGCGACCGCTTCGACGACGGAGGCCTGGCGGCGGGCGTGGCGCGGCTCCTGGGCGACCGCGACCTGGCGGGCCGCGTGGTGGTGTCCAGCTTCAACCCGCTGTGCCTCTTCCGGCTGGCGGCGGCGGCACCGGGCCTGCGCCGGGGCTTCCTCATCGACCCGGACAAGCCCTGGGCGCTCCAGGCGTACGCGCTGAGCCCGCTGGTGTCGTCGCACTCGGTGCACCCGTTCCACGAGGCGTGCACGCCGGAGCGCGTGGGCGCGTGGCGGGATGCCGGACTGCGCGTGGCGGCGTGGACGGTGGACGACCCCCAGCGCGCCCGCGAGCTGCGGGACCTGGGGGTGTCCTACCTCATCACCAACCGTCCGGGCCGCGTGCGCGAGGCCCTGCGCTGA
- a CDS encoding MXAN_5808 family serine peptidase, which produces MNRMPRIFRRITAVAVLCGAWAFAGSDRAPLPLTVGAAEAGQDSWDGALPSANKGEKAPHDLNSLRVLTKVILYVKENYVDPKRVKPKEMMIASLEYVEKSVPDVLVDGNPETGKLNVNVNGKQKEFDISHVDSLWKMSFALKDVFDFLSKNMRPIEETRDIEYAAVNGMLSTLDPHSVLLRPELYREMKLSTKGEFGGLGFVIQMKEGNLTVVKVLPKTPAARAGIQKDDRIKKIGEESTVNMDLNEAVSKLRGPVDSRITITVERDGWDKPRNMTVARAMISIESVQHKLLAGGVGYVRLKNFQGNTTRDLEAALADIRKQAEAKGGFKGLVLDLRGNPGGLLEQAIQVSDTFLSKGNIVATVGFSDKLREEKRARPTEGEESYPIAVLVNAGSASASEIVAGALKNLDRAVIIGRQTFGKGSVQVLYDFPDDSALKLTIAKYLTPGDVSIQEVGIVPDIQLVPTRVTADRVDVFAPRKSMGEADLDQHFGNPESSTVAKKREEVLDREKPGTSLKYLKVDEKAAQATAKKEEPKEKVAAKPGTGKDAKKEHGQNDPLLDVDVAGQGEDLDDQLDAESQEEIKEDFEVQFARDFVLKVPAIKRGEQIAKGKAFVEQKRNEEEQRINNAIAALGLDWSPGPTPKNVQLDASFTPGADAKIIAGEQLDMVIHVENKGTEPLKRVRGWTESDNAFLDRREFLFGAIAPGEKKSWKVQVRLPKDLTSRRDDVKVKLFDDNGPLRDTLVSELSFVELPRPTFAFNWQVVDDCADCNGDGVVQRGEDVTVVMDVTNTGVGPALDSFAQIKNGGDANIFIEKGRFKLGEIKPGETKTARFQVSLKKAFKGDTFPLKLAILDEPLEEFVLEKLQLPVKDGPVASLEAKKGLVKLSDKAELFASPTADARPVAKLPQGATLALEATTKGYYKVALEKDRFAFVRTQDAKEVKTGKAVAPKTVAYNTSRQPPDIKLDVDPSHGGVVVNGDKFTLSGVVKDPNGLLDVYVLVNDQKVYFKAVDPKGGEPNTLKFTSDFTLKEGNNNVLVVARESTEFASRRTLVIRRRPAEVAQKVVTPAAAATTPVKPRQQ; this is translated from the coding sequence ATGAACCGCATGCCGCGTATCTTCCGCCGCATCACCGCCGTCGCCGTTCTGTGTGGGGCCTGGGCATTCGCAGGCAGTGACCGCGCCCCCCTCCCGCTCACCGTGGGAGCGGCGGAGGCGGGGCAGGACTCCTGGGACGGCGCGCTGCCTTCCGCCAACAAGGGCGAGAAGGCCCCGCACGACCTCAACAGCCTCCGCGTCCTGACGAAGGTCATCCTTTACGTGAAGGAGAACTACGTCGACCCCAAGCGGGTGAAGCCCAAGGAGATGATGATCGCCTCCCTGGAGTACGTGGAGAAGAGCGTCCCGGACGTGCTCGTGGACGGCAACCCGGAGACGGGAAAGCTCAACGTCAACGTCAACGGCAAGCAGAAGGAGTTCGACATCTCCCACGTCGACTCCCTGTGGAAGATGTCCTTCGCGCTGAAGGACGTGTTCGACTTCCTGTCGAAGAACATGCGTCCCATCGAGGAGACGCGCGACATCGAGTACGCGGCCGTCAACGGCATGCTCTCCACGCTGGACCCGCACTCGGTGCTGCTGCGCCCGGAGCTGTACCGGGAGATGAAGCTGTCCACCAAGGGTGAGTTCGGCGGCCTGGGCTTCGTCATCCAGATGAAGGAGGGCAACCTCACCGTGGTGAAGGTGCTGCCCAAGACGCCCGCGGCGCGCGCCGGCATCCAGAAGGACGACCGCATCAAGAAGATTGGTGAGGAGTCCACCGTCAACATGGACCTCAACGAGGCCGTGTCCAAGCTGCGCGGTCCGGTGGACAGCCGCATCACCATCACCGTGGAGCGCGACGGCTGGGACAAGCCGCGCAACATGACGGTGGCGCGCGCCATGATTTCCATTGAGTCCGTGCAGCACAAGCTGCTCGCGGGCGGCGTGGGCTACGTGCGCCTGAAGAACTTCCAGGGCAACACCACGCGCGACCTGGAGGCGGCGCTGGCGGACATCCGCAAGCAGGCGGAGGCCAAGGGCGGCTTCAAGGGCCTCGTGCTCGACCTGCGCGGCAACCCGGGCGGCCTCCTGGAGCAGGCCATCCAGGTGTCGGACACGTTCCTGTCCAAGGGCAACATCGTCGCGACGGTGGGCTTCAGCGACAAGCTGCGCGAGGAGAAGCGCGCGCGCCCCACGGAGGGCGAGGAGTCCTACCCCATCGCGGTGCTGGTGAACGCGGGCAGCGCGTCTGCGTCTGAAATCGTGGCGGGCGCGCTCAAGAACCTGGACCGCGCGGTCATCATCGGGCGCCAGACGTTCGGCAAGGGCAGCGTGCAGGTGCTCTACGACTTCCCGGACGACAGCGCGCTCAAGCTGACCATCGCCAAGTACCTCACCCCGGGTGACGTCTCCATCCAGGAGGTCGGCATCGTTCCGGACATCCAGCTTGTGCCCACGCGCGTCACCGCGGACCGGGTGGACGTGTTCGCGCCGCGCAAGTCCATGGGCGAGGCGGACCTGGATCAGCACTTCGGCAACCCGGAGTCCTCCACCGTCGCCAAGAAGCGCGAGGAGGTCCTGGACCGCGAGAAGCCGGGCACCAGCCTCAAGTACCTCAAGGTGGACGAGAAGGCCGCCCAGGCCACCGCCAAGAAGGAAGAGCCCAAGGAGAAGGTCGCCGCCAAGCCGGGCACCGGCAAGGACGCCAAGAAGGAGCACGGCCAGAATGATCCGCTCCTGGACGTGGACGTGGCCGGCCAGGGCGAGGACCTGGACGACCAGCTGGACGCGGAGTCCCAGGAGGAGATCAAGGAGGACTTCGAGGTCCAGTTCGCGCGCGACTTCGTGCTGAAGGTGCCGGCCATCAAGCGCGGCGAGCAGATCGCCAAGGGCAAGGCCTTCGTGGAGCAGAAGCGCAACGAGGAGGAGCAGCGCATCAACAACGCCATCGCCGCCCTGGGCCTGGACTGGAGCCCCGGTCCCACGCCGAAGAACGTGCAGCTGGACGCCAGCTTCACCCCGGGCGCCGACGCCAAGATCATCGCCGGCGAGCAGCTGGACATGGTCATCCACGTGGAGAACAAGGGCACGGAGCCGCTCAAGCGCGTGCGTGGCTGGACGGAGAGCGACAACGCGTTCCTCGACCGCCGCGAGTTCCTCTTCGGCGCCATCGCCCCGGGTGAAAAGAAGTCCTGGAAGGTGCAGGTGCGCCTGCCCAAGGACCTCACCAGCCGCCGCGACGACGTGAAGGTGAAGCTGTTCGACGACAACGGCCCGCTGCGCGACACGCTGGTGTCGGAGCTGTCCTTCGTGGAGCTGCCCCGCCCGACGTTCGCCTTCAACTGGCAGGTGGTGGATGACTGCGCGGACTGCAACGGCGACGGCGTCGTGCAGCGCGGCGAGGACGTCACGGTGGTGATGGACGTCACCAACACGGGCGTGGGCCCGGCGCTGGACTCCTTCGCGCAGATCAAGAACGGCGGCGACGCGAACATCTTCATCGAGAAGGGCCGCTTCAAACTGGGGGAGATCAAGCCCGGTGAGACGAAGACGGCGCGCTTCCAGGTGTCCCTGAAGAAGGCCTTCAAGGGCGACACCTTCCCGCTGAAGCTGGCCATCCTCGACGAGCCCCTGGAGGAGTTCGTCCTGGAGAAGCTCCAGCTGCCGGTGAAGGACGGCCCCGTGGCCTCGCTGGAGGCGAAGAAGGGCCTGGTGAAGCTGTCGGACAAGGCGGAGCTGTTCGCTTCCCCCACCGCGGACGCCCGTCCGGTGGCGAAGCTGCCGCAGGGTGCGACGCTGGCCCTGGAGGCCACCACCAAGGGCTACTACAAGGTCGCGCTGGAGAAGGACCGCTTCGCCTTCGTTCGCACGCAGGACGCGAAGGAAGTGAAGACCGGCAAGGCCGTGGCGCCCAAGACGGTGGCGTACAACACGTCGCGCCAGCCGCCGGACATCAAGCTGGACGTGGATCCGTCGCACGGCGGCGTGGTGGTGAACGGCGACAAGTTCACCCTCTCCGGCGTGGTGAAGGACCCCAACGGCCTCCTGGACGTCTACGTGCTGGTCAACGACCAGAAGGTCTACTTCAAGGCCGTGGACCCCAAGGGCGGCGAGCCCAACACGCTGAAGTTCACCTCCGACTTCACGCTCAAGGAGGGCAACAACAACGTGCTGGTGGTGGCCCGTGAGAGCACCGAGTTCGCCAGCCGCCGCACCCTGGTCATCCGCCGCCGTCCGGCGGAGGTGGCGCAGAAGGTCGTGACGCCCGCCGCCGCGGCCACCACGCCGGTGAAGCCGCGCCAGCAGTAG
- a CDS encoding EI24 domain-containing protein produces the protein MRPASPVPTLSPQPRLSDFFQGVGVLGRAFRLIFRSRRLFLLSSLCAVLTAVALVALAVLLYRYAPGLLESVWARPETWYGRAGWYAALVLGSLVAWVVGANVVPPLLLTPLQDPLSEATEAECAQADAVLSPASFLRGMTTGLLHTLARMALLFLGLAVLLPLNFVPGLGSIAFTVLASLWTMLWMAAEHLAAPMTRHLYPFAQVRRMLRERRALCLGFGAGVYLLLWVPILNTFFLPVAIIGGTLLYRGLREAGDLPPPPDAIRAGSPSSGGSP, from the coding sequence ATGCGTCCTGCATCCCCCGTCCCCACGCTCTCCCCCCAGCCCCGTCTGTCGGATTTCTTCCAGGGGGTGGGCGTGCTCGGCCGCGCCTTCCGGCTGATCTTCCGCTCGCGCCGCCTCTTCCTCCTGTCCAGCCTGTGCGCGGTCCTCACCGCCGTGGCCCTGGTGGCCCTGGCCGTCCTGCTCTACCGCTACGCGCCCGGCCTCCTGGAGTCCGTGTGGGCCCGGCCCGAGACCTGGTACGGCCGCGCCGGCTGGTACGCCGCGCTCGTGCTGGGCTCGCTGGTCGCCTGGGTGGTGGGCGCCAACGTGGTGCCGCCCCTCCTGCTGACGCCGCTGCAGGACCCGCTGTCGGAGGCGACGGAGGCCGAGTGTGCGCAAGCGGACGCCGTCCTCTCCCCCGCCTCCTTCCTGCGCGGCATGACGACAGGGCTGTTGCACACGCTCGCCCGCATGGCGCTGCTCTTCCTGGGGCTGGCGGTGCTCTTGCCGCTGAACTTCGTCCCGGGCCTGGGCAGCATCGCGTTCACCGTGCTGGCCAGCCTGTGGACCATGCTCTGGATGGCGGCGGAGCACCTGGCCGCGCCCATGACGCGCCACCTGTACCCCTTCGCCCAGGTGCGCCGCATGCTGCGCGAGCGCCGGGCCCTCTGCCTGGGCTTCGGCGCGGGCGTCTACCTGCTGCTCTGGGTTCCCATCCTCAACACCTTCTTCCTCCCGGTGGCCATCATCGGAGGCACCCTCCTGTACCGGGGCCTGCGGGAGGCCGGGGACCTGCCTCCGCCGCCGGATGCGATCCGCGCCGGGAGCCCATCGTCCGGTGGCAGCCCCTGA
- a CDS encoding glutamate--cysteine ligase, translating into MSLDLKRVASEPLTSTAPLVEELRKAEKPRAQHRLGLEHEKFIYPVGSAQPPTYEGPNGIGALLERIAPGGYDRFRETPESPVIALQRGMAAISLEPGGQFELSGSPFSTAREAHQENLQHLKETKAAASALGLRLVALGYRPVGTTGEMPWMPKTRYQVMRRTLPERGRLALNMMLMTSTGQVSLDWADEADCVRKTVTVARLSPLLVALYANSPLVEGKPSGYMSFRSRVWEEVDPTRCGYLPSWFDGSFSYKAYVDWALDAPLLFLRRHGEYRHPKLTFRQLMQEGYEGKPPDMGDWTDHLSTLFPEVRLKKVLEVRGADCSSAAMTGALGALWRGILYDAQALEEAELLLPRLTFTEHLAFHDTARREGLAGRLGPRELHRLAGEMVAIAKRGLMRLDPEDAPLLAPLEAVAASGRSPAQAVLDAWKEDPRPEVLMTRFEL; encoded by the coding sequence ATGTCCCTCGACCTCAAGCGCGTGGCCTCCGAGCCCCTCACTTCCACCGCCCCCCTGGTGGAGGAGCTTCGCAAGGCGGAGAAGCCCCGGGCCCAGCACCGGCTGGGGCTGGAGCACGAAAAGTTCATCTATCCCGTGGGGTCCGCCCAACCCCCGACCTACGAGGGACCGAACGGAATTGGCGCCCTCCTGGAGCGCATCGCCCCAGGCGGCTACGACCGCTTCCGGGAGACGCCCGAGTCGCCGGTCATCGCGTTGCAGCGCGGCATGGCGGCCATCTCCCTGGAGCCGGGCGGGCAGTTCGAGCTGTCCGGCAGCCCGTTCTCCACGGCCCGCGAGGCGCACCAGGAGAACCTCCAGCACCTGAAGGAGACGAAGGCTGCGGCGTCCGCGCTGGGCCTGCGGCTGGTGGCGCTGGGCTACCGGCCGGTGGGCACGACGGGAGAGATGCCCTGGATGCCCAAGACGCGCTACCAGGTGATGCGCCGCACGCTGCCGGAGCGCGGCCGGCTGGCGCTGAACATGATGTTGATGACGTCCACCGGGCAGGTGTCGCTGGACTGGGCGGACGAAGCGGACTGCGTGCGCAAGACGGTGACGGTGGCGCGCCTGTCGCCGCTGCTCGTGGCGCTGTACGCGAACAGCCCGCTCGTGGAAGGCAAGCCGTCCGGCTACATGTCCTTCCGCAGCCGCGTCTGGGAAGAGGTGGACCCCACGCGGTGCGGCTACCTGCCGTCCTGGTTCGACGGCTCGTTCTCCTACAAGGCCTACGTGGACTGGGCGCTGGACGCGCCGCTCCTGTTCCTGCGCCGTCACGGCGAGTACCGCCACCCGAAGCTCACCTTCCGCCAGCTGATGCAGGAGGGCTACGAGGGCAAGCCGCCGGACATGGGGGACTGGACGGACCACCTGTCCACGCTCTTCCCGGAGGTGCGGCTCAAGAAGGTGCTGGAGGTGCGCGGCGCGGACTGTTCCAGCGCGGCGATGACGGGGGCGCTGGGCGCGCTCTGGCGCGGCATCCTCTACGACGCGCAGGCGCTGGAGGAGGCGGAGCTGCTCTTGCCGCGGCTGACCTTCACCGAGCACCTGGCGTTCCACGACACCGCGCGCCGCGAGGGCCTGGCCGGGAGGCTGGGGCCGCGCGAGCTGCACCGGCTGGCCGGGGAGATGGTGGCCATCGCGAAGCGGGGCCTGATGCGGCTGGACCCCGAGGACGCGCCGCTGCTGGCGCCGCTGGAGGCGGTGGCTGCTTCGGGCCGCTCTCCGGCGCAGGCGGTGCTGGATGCGTGGAAGGAAGATCCGCGTCCGGAAGTGCTGATGACGCGCTTCGAGCTGTGA
- a CDS encoding outer membrane beta-barrel protein, with product MRRTSRVAGLVVAGVCVAGPAFAVDATEVSRRLSYSEQDVQAGLDVGIGLGGFTGDLGDETGVGGLFNITANAQPYKYIGVEAGYEGQNIPIDDARVAGGNHIWRNNGTLLGKLGPIVDQKWHPFVGAGLGLSYLHASSGSQDVYNNDWQTELPLAAGIEYRLGALTAGVRATYRLVGGEELVERPGTNDDAKGSLFNGNITVGGRF from the coding sequence ATGAGAAGGACTTCGAGGGTGGCAGGACTGGTGGTGGCCGGTGTCTGCGTGGCAGGCCCCGCGTTCGCGGTGGATGCGACGGAAGTGTCACGCCGGCTCAGCTACAGCGAGCAGGACGTCCAGGCCGGCCTGGACGTGGGCATCGGCCTGGGCGGCTTCACCGGCGACCTGGGCGATGAGACGGGCGTGGGCGGGCTCTTCAACATCACCGCCAACGCCCAGCCCTACAAGTACATCGGCGTGGAGGCCGGCTACGAAGGCCAGAACATCCCCATCGACGACGCCCGCGTGGCCGGCGGCAACCACATCTGGCGCAACAACGGCACGCTGCTGGGCAAGCTGGGCCCCATCGTCGACCAGAAGTGGCACCCCTTCGTGGGCGCGGGCCTGGGCCTGAGCTACCTGCACGCGTCCTCGGGCTCCCAGGACGTCTACAACAATGACTGGCAGACGGAGCTGCCCCTGGCCGCGGGCATCGAGTACCGCCTGGGCGCCCTGACCGCCGGCGTGCGCGCCACCTACCGCCTCGTCGGCGGCGAGGAGCTGGTCGAGCGCCCCGGCACCAACGACGACGCGAAGGGCAGCCTCTTCAACGGCAACATCACCGTGGGCGGCCGCTTCTAG